The genomic stretch GGCGCCGCCGGCGTTCCCTGCGCGACCCGCTCGATCATCTGCTCCGAGGTCAGCCTCTCGGGCGACATGGTCACGAGCTGCGCCAGGCCCTTGATCTTCGTGATCACGAGATGCCCCGCGGCGTCGATCAGCGCCAGGTCCGGGACATCCGTCACGTCGAGCTGCTTCGACAGGGTGAACCCGTCGTCCATCAGCAGCGGCAGGTCGGTCGGCCGATCGAGCATGCAGAACCTTTCCCACAGCATCTCGGCGCGCTGATCCTCCCGCCTGCCCGCGACGGCGAACACCTCGTACTTCGGCGCCTTGTCTCGAAGATAGCGTGACAGATCGACCAGGGCCGTCTCGGACACGGCGTACCCCGGCGCCCAGAACAGGAGAGCGACCGGCCGGCCCTTGCCGATGCGCGCCTGCAGATCGAACCCCTTCACGTCGACGCCACCCGGATGGCCCTGGATCTGCTTGAGCGGCGCCGGGAGGACGAATGCGGCGCCGGGTGCCGGCAAGCCGATGGAAACCGGAGTGCCGGCCGCGGCCTCCGGTGCGATGGCGGGGCTCGCCGTGGCGGCGCCCTCGACCTCGGGGGCCTGCGGCACCACCACCGGCGCCTGGGCCGGCGCAGGAGCCGGCTTCGTCTGGGGCCTGGCGGCTGCCGGGGCGGATGGCCGCTGTGCGGTCGCGGTCGGCGGGGACTGCTGGACCGGCGTCTCCTCGCTGGCGGGCGGCGCTGCGACGGACGGCTCCGCGGCACGCGTCTGCGCCGTCACTCGCGTCAGCCCGGCGCGGTAGCCGAGGTCCGCGAGGATCGTGAGGACGAGCAGAGCGCCGAAGGCCGCGGCGCTCCATCTCACCTCGGGCACGAAGCGGCGCAGGTCGTCGAGCGCATCGCGCAGAAGATGCGCGGGATTGCGCCACGCCGCGAGCCCCGCGAGGATCGGGACACCGGCGTTGATGCAGTACAGCCGGAAGCACCAGACGCACAGGAAGCCGATCTTGACCGTCGAGACGTAATAGAGATATCCGGAGTAGACGACGGTCAGGAGTCCGATGGCGAAGACGTAGGAGAGGACACGCGGCCGCTTCCGCGCCGCGGCCACGAGCCCGAGCAGGAGAAGGTAGGTCGGGATGCCGAGGGCGGAGATCGGGATCCCCGCGATGTCGGAGTAGGCGCTGGTGTTGACCGCCTCGCAGTTGGTCGTCTCATCCTGCGGGCAGTTGGCGAGCTCGACGGACTCATCGCCGTACAGGGCGTTCTCGTGGAAGCGGGTCAGGTACAGGCCGATCGCAGCGCCCGCCATAAGCAGGGCGGCCAGGAGCGCCAGCGGCCAAGCGCGCAGCGGGGCGGCGGGCCGCTCGGAAATCGTGGTCTGTCCAATCATCGTGACCCCGGGCACGGATGATATCCCCACTTCCCGGTGGAGGCAAAAGTGCAGGCGCGAGGACTTATACTGTGAGCATGGAGCGGTCTTCATGCTGATCCGGAAGTCGTCCTGTGGCGCCCGAACGGCTCCCTGTCGATCCTCTCCAACAACTACTGGGGCAAGGACACGCTCGGCAATCCCGATCGAGCGCGCATGCACACCGACGACAGCATCCAGGTCAAGTATTTCGACCGGCCGGGAAGGTTCCTCGACAAGGCCGCGTTCTCGCTCACGATCGACGCCGGTTGTGAGAGCGGCGGCGGGGTCGCCTGTTCCGGCGGCACCCCAGGAACACCGTCGCAATACTTCATCGGTTACATGGTCTACAACCGCCTCTGGTTCGACCGGGACCGTGTCGGGCTGACCCTGGGGGGCGGGCAGATTGTGAACCCGGGCCGGTACTTGGTCCTCCTGCCGCCCATCAACGGCGCGACGGCGTCATCGGGGACGCCTTATTTCACCGAGAACCCTGGCGATCCGTTCCGCGCCTGGGACGCCTCGATGACGCTCGATTTCATGCCGAAGCAGTTCGTGACTTTCCGGGGGGAATTTGATCACCGGGCGGCGAGCGTGCCATACTTCGCCGGACCCGGGGGCGTGACCCCGCCCGGCGGCAATATGGGTCGGGCCGGCTCGTCGGTGCCCGGCTTCACCCCGGACCTGGTCCGGACCGAAAACCGTATCAACCTGGCCATGCTCGTAAAGTTCTGACGAGAGGAGGACCCCATGAGCGAGATACGCTGGACGAAGGACGTGGACGCCGTGCTGAAGGAGGCGAAAGCGACGCGGAAGCCGGTTCTCCTGGACTTCAGCGCCGCGCCGATGTGAGGGGGATGCGCTCGGCTGGAAGCCGAGGTCTATCCGGATCCCCGCGTCGTCAAGGCCGTCTCCGAGAACTTCCTGCCAGTCAAGGTTCACATCAAGGAACAGAAGAAGACCTTCGAGCGATTCAACGCCCAGTGGACGCCGACGTTGATCGTGCTCGACCCCGACGGCGTGGAGAGGCACCGCGTCGAAGGATTCCTGCCGGTGGATGATTTCCTGGCGCAGCTGGAGCTGGGACTGGCCAAGCTCGCGTTCCAGCAGGCGTCGTACGCCGACGCCGAAAAGCGCTTCCGTTCGGTCTGCGAGGGGCACGCCAGGAGCGGCGCCGCGCCCGAGGCGTGCTACTGGGCCGGCGTTGCCGCCTACAAGGCGAGCAACGACCCGGCGCCGCTGAAGGCGACGGCCCAGAGGCTGCAGAAGGGGTATCCCGAGAGCGAGTGGGCCCGGAAGGCTTCGGTCTGGCTCTGATCGATCGACCCGAGTAGGCCGTTCAAGGTGGCCCGCACGGGTGACAGCCGTCGCCCGGTGCTGTACTCTGTGCGGCCCATGAACGGGAGCGCGTCCCCGAGTCTCCAGGCTGTATTCCGCTTCATCGTCGCCCGGCGCTTCTGGATCCTCCTTCTGTACGCGCTGCTCGTCCCCATGGCCGTTCTCCAGGCGCTGCGGGTCGAGAGCGACAACTCCATCGCCCGGCTGATCGTGGAGAGCGACCCGGACTATCGGAACAACCGGGAGTTCCAGCGCCTCTTCCCTGAAGGGGAGCAGGTGATTCTCCTGGTCGAGGCGGCGGATCCGTTCGCGCCCGGGTCACTCGCGAGGGTCGGCACGATCGAACGCAGCCTCGGCGCGATCCCGCGCGTCAGCGCGTTCTCGGCCCTGGCGTTCTACGACCGTGTCCATCCCGGATCCCGGGATTCGGCCGGCTGGACGGACGAGTTCCGCCGCTTCGCAACCGGCACCGACCTCCTCCGCAAGCAGGGGCTCGTAAGGGACGACTTCCTCGGGATCCTCCTCGACCTGGGGGTTGATGGAGCGCGCCAGCGGGACGAAACTCTGGGTGCTATCGACCGCGCCCTCCTGCCCTTTGAATCCGGAGCCCCGGCACCCGGCGGGATCCGCAGGGTCGGCGGACCGTACGTCGACGCCTACCTGGAAGGGGAGACGGCGCGCGCCAGTCTGAGGTACTTCCCGCTGTTCGGACTGTTCATCGTGGCGATGAACCTCATCCTCTATCGCTCGGCCAGGACGCTGGCCGCCTTTCTCATGACCCTCGCGGTCAGCGTGGCGCTGACCGTCGGGGCCGGCCGCGCCCTCGGTTTTGTGTTCACCATCGTCTCCTCCCTCGTGCCCCTGACGATCCTGGTGACCTGCACGGCGGCGCTGGTCTACATCCAGTCGCGCTTCGCCGAGTGTCCCGAGGGCACGCCGGTCGACCAGCACCAGGTGTTCGCTCTGGCCGACAAGTTCGTCGCCACGACCGCGTCGATCGTCGCCGCGTCGATCGGCTTCGCGGCTCTGGCCGTATCCGGCATCCGGCCGATCCGCGAGATGGGGCTGTGGGTCGCCGCGGGGCTTCTGCTCACGTGGATCGTGATCTTCACGCTGTTTCCGGCGCTGCAGAAAATTCTCGCGACGCCCGTCCTGCGCCGACGCACGACCGCAGGTCGACGGCTCCTTCGACTGATCGATGCGCTGCCGGCATTTTCCTACCGCTGGAGGTGGGTCATGCTCCCGGTCGCCGCGCTGCTGATGGTTGCGGGTGTCCTGGCCGTCAGCGGCGTCCCCGGCCTCGTGCGGCCTCTGCACCTCGAGACCGACGCCCTCGCTTATATCGATCCGGATCTGCCGCTGTACAAGGACACGCGCCGCTTCGAGCAGGCGATCTCCGGGCTGTCCCAGATCCAGGTCTGGATCACGACGACCGACGGGGGCATCGTCCGCCCCGACGTCCTGCGCGGCCTCGACCTGTTCGCGCGCGCCCTGGAGCAGGACCGGCGCGTCGGCTCGGTGACCGGGCCCACGACTCTCCTGCGTGTCCTCCGCTACGTGTCGGGCCAGGGGGATCGCCTGCCCGATGACCCCGCCGCCTGGCCCGCGCTCGCGGCCCGCCTCGAACAACTCCTCCTGCAGGAGCCGGGGGCGCGCGCCTTCGTCGACGTCGGCACGCTGGGCAGCGCGCGACTCTCGATGGTGTACCGCGGAAGCGATTTCAAAGGCGTGGAGGACCTGAAGCGGTTCGTGCAGCGCGCCTGGGAGGCCGCGGCGTCGGGGAACGCGGCGCTGCGCGACTGCCGCCTCCGGGTCGTGGGCCAGGGGCTGCTGCAGGCGAAGATCGGCGAGTACCTCGTCCCCACGCTGACCGAGAGCTTCGGCCTCACCGTGGCGATCATCTTCGTCGCCTTCCTCGTGGTCTTCCGCAGCGGAGCGGCCCGGGTCCTGGCGATGATTCCGTCGCTGTTCGCGATCCTGGTGATGTTCCTGGTCATGCGCCTGACCTCCATACCGCTCAACGTGGCGACGATTCTGATCGCCTCGACCGTCCTGGGCGCGTCGGAAAACGATCAGATCCACTTCTTCTATCACTTCCAGGCGTCGCGCGGCGGCGCGAGCACCGAGCAGGCCCTGCGCAACGCCCTGCTCATCGCCGGGCGCGCCATCCTGTTCGCGACGCTCATCAACGCCGTCGGGTTCCTGGCCCTGGCGCTCTCCGGTCTCCCGCCGATGCGCCAGTTCGGCATCGTCTCCGCGAGCGCCTTCGTCCTGTCGATGCTGGCCAGCCTGACCGTTCTGCCGTCGGCCCTCTGGCTGGTCTATCGCGACAGACCGGATGGTTTTTCGGCGACGATCAGGAGGTAGGGCGGACGTTCACGCGCGCTCTCCTTGGATTCGGGGCTCCAGCCAGAGCGATCGGCCGGTCAGCTCGCGGTGGTCCAGCCGGGCGGCGCGGTCGAACAGACGCAGACGCTCGGGCAGATCGACGGGAAATCTCCAGGAATCGTCGCGCCCGCCCACCTCGCGGAAGGCCTGGAGCCAGGAGTCCCACCAGGGGAAAGGCCGCCGCGCGATCGGCTCGACGACGAGCACCCGCGCGCCGCGCCGGCCCGCATCGAGCAGGCGCTGCAGGAGGACCGCCCGGGCCGCGTCGTCCAGCTCGTTCACGGTGTAGGCGGCGAGGATTCCGCTGCCGCGCCCGGGCAGCGGTGTCGTGGTCACGTCGCCGCGGGTCGATCGGCCGCGCACGCCCAGGGCGCGATAGTTCCAGCGCGCCTCCTGCACGGCCCAGTCGCTGCGATCCACGCCCGAGACCTCGCAGCGGGCCCCGGCCATGGTCGCCCAGGCTGCCCCGGCGCTGCCGGTCCCGCAGCCGAGGTCCATGAGACGCCGCGGACCCGGCTCGGCGGCCCCGAGCGCGCGCACCACCTCGCGCACCAGCAGGAAATGGAGCGGAGCGTAGAACAGCGCGAACGCCGCCCGCTTGCCGGCCCCTTCGAGAGCCGCTCCGTCCTCGAGGCGGTTCCCCCGATCCACGTACAGGGCGGACAGCGCCTGCAGGCCCCGCCGCACCTCGGAGAAGGTCAGACGCGACAGGTGCCTCGACTCGAGGGCATCGAACCAGGCAGG from Candidatus Dormiibacterota bacterium encodes the following:
- a CDS encoding redoxin domain-containing protein, which produces MPGVTMIGQTTISERPAAPLRAWPLALLAALLMAGAAIGLYLTRFHENALYGDESVELANCPQDETTNCEAVNTSAYSDIAGIPISALGIPTYLLLLGLVAAARKRPRVLSYVFAIGLLTVVYSGYLYYVSTVKIGFLCVWCFRLYCINAGVPILAGLAAWRNPAHLLRDALDDLRRFVPEVRWSAAAFGALLVLTILADLGYRAGLTRVTAQTRAAEPSVAAPPASEETPVQQSPPTATAQRPSAPAAARPQTKPAPAPAQAPVVVPQAPEVEGAATASPAIAPEAAAGTPVSIGLPAPGAAFVLPAPLKQIQGHPGGVDVKGFDLQARIGKGRPVALLFWAPGYAVSETALVDLSRYLRDKAPKYEVFAVAGRREDQRAEMLWERFCMLDRPTDLPLLMDDGFTLSKQLDVTDVPDLALIDAAGHLVITKIKGLAQLVTMSPERLTSEQMIERVAQGTPAAPIKGVPPYYPANEMIGRCAPEFTLVDVMSHRDVTFTGRSPNGRPTFLVFWSSTCKHCQKEIPQLAAYVRSHPGAVNVVSVSFIKPDRPDGFSHRKITEAYIRTNGITWPVLDDSSGYADDLYRVVSTPTTFLLSPGGQILEAWYYTHPNLAAALDSTIPRLAAATGQCRPAGPQVPSRAAFSVTAPDGSSVPLQSLTDRPSLIHLWATWCVPCQSELPGLLKYRRSLEGSGGKLVLVSVEDSAAGDRIRAYGSKLEPGFASYRAPKGGLADLLDLSYSVPRTFVVARDGEVLKTFYGAQPWDDPSFQERVRALLQLPGRLRS
- a CDS encoding thioredoxin fold domain-containing protein, coding for MEAEVYPDPRVVKAVSENFLPVKVHIKEQKKTFERFNAQWTPTLIVLDPDGVERHRVEGFLPVDDFLAQLELGLAKLAFQQASYADAEKRFRSVCEGHARSGAAPEACYWAGVAAYKASNDPAPLKATAQRLQKGYPESEWARKASVWL
- a CDS encoding MMPL family transporter; the encoded protein is MARTGDSRRPVLYSVRPMNGSASPSLQAVFRFIVARRFWILLLYALLVPMAVLQALRVESDNSIARLIVESDPDYRNNREFQRLFPEGEQVILLVEAADPFAPGSLARVGTIERSLGAIPRVSAFSALAFYDRVHPGSRDSAGWTDEFRRFATGTDLLRKQGLVRDDFLGILLDLGVDGARQRDETLGAIDRALLPFESGAPAPGGIRRVGGPYVDAYLEGETARASLRYFPLFGLFIVAMNLILYRSARTLAAFLMTLAVSVALTVGAGRALGFVFTIVSSLVPLTILVTCTAALVYIQSRFAECPEGTPVDQHQVFALADKFVATTASIVAASIGFAALAVSGIRPIREMGLWVAAGLLLTWIVIFTLFPALQKILATPVLRRRTTAGRRLLRLIDALPAFSYRWRWVMLPVAALLMVAGVLAVSGVPGLVRPLHLETDALAYIDPDLPLYKDTRRFEQAISGLSQIQVWITTTDGGIVRPDVLRGLDLFARALEQDRRVGSVTGPTTLLRVLRYVSGQGDRLPDDPAAWPALAARLEQLLLQEPGARAFVDVGTLGSARLSMVYRGSDFKGVEDLKRFVQRAWEAAASGNAALRDCRLRVVGQGLLQAKIGEYLVPTLTESFGLTVAIIFVAFLVVFRSGAARVLAMIPSLFAILVMFLVMRLTSIPLNVATILIASTVLGASENDQIHFFYHFQASRGGASTEQALRNALLIAGRAILFATLINAVGFLALALSGLPPMRQFGIVSASAFVLSMLASLTVLPSALWLVYRDRPDGFSATIRR
- a CDS encoding class I SAM-dependent methyltransferase, which encodes MQQAGEPFPAWFDALESRHLSRLTFSEVRRGLQALSALYVDRGNRLEDGAALEGAGKRAAFALFYAPLHFLLVREVVRALGAAEPGPRRLMDLGCGTGSAGAAWATMAGARCEVSGVDRSDWAVQEARWNYRALGVRGRSTRGDVTTTPLPGRGSGILAAYTVNELDDAARAVLLQRLLDAGRRGARVLVVEPIARRPFPWWDSWLQAFREVGGRDDSWRFPVDLPERLRLFDRAARLDHRELTGRSLWLEPRIQGERA